The following proteins come from a genomic window of Novosphingobium aromaticivorans DSM 12444:
- a CDS encoding MFS transporter, which yields MTTEPRRSLAPGAWYALVLVALTNAMSLLDRQILAILAPAIRKDLQIGDAEMGLLYGTVFALFYALFSLPVGRLADGWVRTRLLAISLLFWSAATGLAGLASSFAMLALSRLGVGIGEAATQPAGTSLVYDFWPKHRRGFVMSVMASAIALGLGGSLVLGGVAAGWWDAAHAVGTAPFGLKGWQFAFLVAAAPGFVLAAFLWTLKEPVRGQMDGIETPPEPHPFARSLSLLGSVTPGFHWIGMKGRGASPAMVRGNLIALVLIALAAYGLTQFSTAISPKPAMVLGSVAINPHALQWCVIGLGVFVIVNLMQGMKLGDAQAFRVISRSPTVMMCIAVGTLQSTLNYGMMAFNPSFLIRSYGLSMQETALQFGLLSAGMGIVGPLVWGPLSDWLQQRFPGSGRAWVALFAMAVSPVLSFWVYYAADPGSFYARFLVYSFILTGWMPPLYAIMYDQVLPRMRGLTASLYLLVMTILGMGIGPYVVGLLSDATGSLRTAMLSINTVAIPIAVLMVLIARRAERDEAGLLERAGTSV from the coding sequence ATGACCACAGAACCGCGCCGCTCACTGGCCCCCGGCGCATGGTACGCGCTCGTCCTCGTCGCGCTGACCAATGCGATGAGCCTGCTCGACCGGCAGATCCTCGCGATCCTCGCGCCTGCGATCAGGAAGGACCTCCAGATCGGCGATGCCGAGATGGGCCTGCTCTACGGCACCGTGTTCGCGTTGTTCTACGCGCTGTTCTCGCTGCCGGTGGGGCGGCTGGCCGACGGCTGGGTGCGGACGCGCCTTCTGGCGATCAGCCTGCTGTTCTGGTCGGCCGCCACCGGGCTTGCAGGGCTTGCCTCCAGCTTCGCCATGCTTGCGCTGTCGCGCCTTGGCGTAGGCATTGGCGAGGCTGCGACCCAGCCCGCCGGAACCTCGCTCGTTTATGACTTCTGGCCCAAGCACCGCCGTGGTTTCGTCATGTCGGTCATGGCGTCCGCCATTGCGCTCGGTCTCGGCGGCTCGCTGGTGCTGGGCGGCGTGGCGGCGGGGTGGTGGGATGCTGCTCATGCCGTCGGCACAGCGCCATTCGGCCTCAAGGGTTGGCAGTTCGCATTCCTCGTCGCCGCCGCCCCCGGCTTCGTGCTGGCCGCTTTCCTGTGGACGCTCAAGGAGCCGGTGCGCGGGCAGATGGACGGGATCGAGACCCCGCCCGAACCGCACCCGTTCGCCAGAAGCCTGTCGCTCCTCGGCTCGGTCACTCCCGGCTTCCACTGGATCGGCATGAAGGGCAGGGGCGCCAGCCCGGCGATGGTGCGCGGCAATCTGATCGCGCTCGTCCTCATCGCCCTCGCGGCCTATGGGCTCACGCAATTCAGTACCGCGATCAGCCCCAAGCCCGCGATGGTCCTCGGCAGTGTCGCGATCAACCCGCATGCTTTGCAGTGGTGCGTGATCGGCCTGGGCGTATTCGTGATCGTCAACCTGATGCAGGGCATGAAGCTGGGCGATGCGCAGGCCTTCCGCGTCATCTCGCGCTCGCCAACGGTAATGATGTGCATTGCCGTCGGCACGCTGCAATCGACGCTCAACTACGGGATGATGGCTTTCAACCCCAGCTTCCTGATCCGCAGCTACGGCCTCTCGATGCAGGAGACCGCCTTGCAGTTCGGTCTGCTGTCGGCAGGCATGGGCATCGTCGGTCCGCTGGTCTGGGGCCCGCTCTCTGACTGGCTGCAACAGCGCTTCCCCGGCTCGGGCCGCGCCTGGGTCGCGCTCTTCGCGATGGCAGTGTCGCCGGTCCTCTCGTTCTGGGTCTATTACGCCGCCGATCCCGGCAGCTTCTATGCCCGCTTCCTCGTCTACAGCTTCATCCTCACCGGCTGGATGCCGCCGCTCTACGCGATCATGTACGATCAGGTGCTGCCGCGCATGCGGGGGCTAACCGCCAGTCTCTATCTTCTGGTGATGACCATCCTCGGCATGGGCATCGGCCCCTACGTCGTCGGCCTGCTTTCCGACGCTACCGGTTCCCTGCGCACCGCCATGCTGTCGATCAACACCGTGGCGATTCCCATCGCCGTCCTGATGGTCCTGATTGCCCGCCGCGCCGAACGGGACGAGGCCGGGTTGCTGGAACGGGCGGGGACATCGGTTTGA
- a CDS encoding DUF3237 domain-containing protein, whose amino-acid sequence MIQPGAVRPGLEFVYEATGDLEPPVAIGETYDGTRRIIPIVGGGRVEGPLIKGRLIGNAADWQVTRPDGVTVADAIYALETDDGVVIQIRNRGLRHGPPEVMQRLASGQEVDPAEYYFRTVPEFIAPVGKYDWMNRSIFVCSGARYPLGIKLWVWRVT is encoded by the coding sequence ATGATCCAGCCCGGAGCGGTGCGGCCCGGCCTCGAGTTCGTCTACGAAGCGACCGGCGACCTCGAGCCGCCGGTCGCGATCGGCGAGACCTATGACGGGACGCGGCGGATCATTCCGATCGTTGGCGGCGGGCGCGTGGAAGGACCGCTGATCAAGGGCAGGCTGATCGGCAATGCCGCCGATTGGCAGGTGACGCGGCCCGACGGGGTGACCGTGGCCGATGCGATCTACGCGCTGGAGACCGATGACGGGGTGGTGATCCAGATCCGCAACCGCGGGCTGAGGCATGGACCGCCCGAGGTGATGCAGCGACTGGCGTCGGGGCAGGAAGTGGACCCGGCGGAATACTATTTCCGCACGGTACCCGAGTTCATCGCACCCGTGGGGAAGTACGACTGGATGAACCGGTCGATCTTCGTGTGTTCGGGCGCGCGATATCCGCTGGGGATCAAGCTTTGGGTGTGGCGGGTGACCTGA
- a CDS encoding carotenoid oxygenase family protein → MAQFPNTPSFTGFNTPSRIEADIADLAHEGTIPQGLNGAFYRVQPDPQFPPRLDDDIAFNGDGMITRFHIHDGQVDFRQRWAKTDKWKLENAAGKALFGAYRNPLTDDEAVKGEIRSTANTNAFVFGGKLWAMKEDSPALVMDPATMETFGFEKFGGKMTGQTFTAHPKVDPKTGNMVAIGYAASGLCTDDVTYMEVSPEGELVREVWFKVPYYCMMHDFGITEDYLVLHIVPSIGSWERLEQGKPHFGFDTTMPVHLGIIPRRDGVRQEDIRWFTRDNCFASHVLNAWQEGTKIHFVTCEAKNNMFPFFPDVHGAPFNGMEAMSHPTDWVVDMASNGEDFAGIVKLSDTAAEFPRIDDRFTGQKTRHGWFLEMDMKRPVELRGGSAGGLLMNCLFHKDFETGREQHWWCGPVSSLQEPCFVPRAKDAPEGDGWIVQVCNRLEEQRSDLLIFDALDIEKGPVATVNIPIRLRFGLHGNWANADEIGLAEKVLAA, encoded by the coding sequence ATGGCCCAATTTCCGAACACCCCCAGCTTCACGGGATTCAACACGCCGTCGCGGATCGAGGCGGATATCGCCGATCTGGCCCACGAAGGCACGATTCCGCAAGGGTTAAACGGCGCATTCTACCGCGTCCAGCCCGACCCGCAGTTTCCTCCCCGCCTCGACGACGACATCGCCTTCAACGGCGACGGCATGATCACCCGCTTCCACATCCACGACGGCCAGGTCGACTTCCGCCAGCGCTGGGCGAAGACCGACAAGTGGAAGCTGGAGAACGCCGCCGGAAAGGCCCTGTTCGGCGCCTACCGCAACCCGCTGACCGACGACGAGGCGGTCAAGGGCGAGATCCGTTCGACCGCCAACACCAACGCCTTCGTGTTCGGCGGCAAGCTGTGGGCGATGAAGGAGGACAGTCCCGCCCTCGTCATGGACCCGGCGACGATGGAAACCTTCGGGTTCGAGAAGTTCGGCGGCAAGATGACCGGCCAGACCTTTACCGCCCACCCCAAGGTCGATCCGAAGACCGGCAACATGGTCGCCATCGGCTATGCCGCAAGCGGGCTGTGCACCGACGATGTGACCTACATGGAAGTGAGCCCGGAGGGCGAGCTTGTCCGCGAAGTGTGGTTCAAGGTGCCGTACTACTGCATGATGCACGACTTCGGCATCACCGAGGATTACCTCGTGCTGCACATCGTGCCTTCCATCGGAAGCTGGGAAAGGCTGGAACAGGGCAAGCCGCACTTCGGCTTCGACACGACCATGCCGGTGCACCTCGGCATCATCCCGCGCCGCGACGGCGTGCGCCAGGAAGACATCCGCTGGTTCACGCGGGACAACTGCTTTGCCAGCCATGTCCTGAACGCCTGGCAAGAGGGGACCAAGATCCACTTCGTGACCTGCGAGGCGAAGAACAACATGTTCCCGTTCTTCCCCGACGTCCACGGCGCGCCCTTCAACGGCATGGAGGCCATGAGCCATCCGACCGACTGGGTGGTCGACATGGCCAGCAACGGCGAGGACTTTGCCGGGATCGTGAAGCTTTCCGACACAGCCGCCGAGTTCCCGCGCATCGACGACCGCTTTACCGGCCAGAAGACCCGCCATGGCTGGTTCCTCGAAATGGACATGAAGCGCCCGGTGGAATTGCGCGGCGGCAGCGCCGGCGGCCTGCTGATGAACTGCCTGTTCCACAAGGACTTCGAAACGGGTCGCGAGCAGCACTGGTGGTGCGGCCCGGTGTCGAGCCTTCAGGAGCCGTGCTTCGTGCCGCGCGCCAAGGATGCCCCCGAAGGCGACGGCTGGATCGTGCAGGTTTGCAACCGGCTGGAAGAGCAGCGCAGCGACTTGCTGATCTTCGACGCGCTCGACATCGAGAAAGGCCCGGTGGCCACGGTCAACATCCCCATCCGCCTGCGCTTCGGCCTTCACGGCAACTGGGCGAATGCCGACGAAATCGGCCTTGCCGAGAAGGTCCTGGCCGCATGA
- a CDS encoding MarR family winged helix-turn-helix transcriptional regulator, protein MIKDKFADAIAPVGHTDEEDIGAINDILGFHIRLAHGACLRHFTETFTDLDLTQKQVSVLWLVDDYPGIAQTDLAQRLRMDRATTMAIINRLQAKHFLRRDRSPKDGRKQALFLEPAGIDMLARAKTAIGEHEAWVKSRFTDKEVRQLIELLSRIHE, encoded by the coding sequence TTGATCAAGGACAAATTCGCCGACGCCATCGCGCCCGTCGGGCATACCGACGAAGAAGACATCGGCGCGATCAACGACATTCTCGGATTCCACATCCGCCTCGCGCATGGCGCCTGCCTGCGGCATTTCACCGAGACGTTCACCGATCTCGACCTCACCCAGAAGCAGGTGTCGGTGCTGTGGCTGGTCGACGATTATCCCGGCATCGCCCAGACGGACCTTGCCCAGCGCCTGCGGATGGACCGCGCCACGACAATGGCGATCATCAACCGCCTTCAGGCCAAGCATTTCCTGCGCCGCGACCGCTCGCCCAAGGACGGGCGCAAGCAGGCGCTGTTCCTCGAACCCGCAGGCATCGACATGCTCGCCCGCGCCAAGACCGCCATCGGCGAGCACGAGGCGTGGGTGAAGAGCCGCTTCACCGACAAGGAAGTGCGGCAGCTCATCGAACTGCTTTCCAGAATCCACGAATAA
- a CDS encoding MFS transporter, which translates to MSQTPREVIEQTPMGVRQWIAVVLMIALNALDGFDVLSSAFAAPGIAKEWGIQRDALGVVLSMELVGMGFGSILLGGAADRFGRRPTILGCLLVMATGMWLATTSASPSGLALWRFITGLGIGGMLAAINAVTAEFSSLKGRSLAMALMVIGYPIGATVGGTIAGMLLKGGDWRLVFEFGAIATAVFIPLVFLFVPETPDYYVTRREPDALDKVNASLRKLALPLATILPPAPAVVDKPSVFDIFKPGLIRTTLLFTLGYSFHAVTFYYILKWSPKIVADFGYTQPEAASVLVWANIGGATGGALFGFAMHKFGLKWPTIAMLVGGAIAVVAFGFGRESLDGWKMAVFFTGFTTNAAIVGFYALFAKGFPTHVRATGTGFAIGAGRIGAAGSPILAGVLFTQAGLGLLGVSVVMAMGSVVAALLLLMLRKEV; encoded by the coding sequence ATGTCACAAACCCCGCGCGAGGTGATCGAGCAGACGCCGATGGGCGTCCGCCAGTGGATCGCCGTGGTCCTGATGATCGCGCTGAACGCGCTCGACGGGTTCGACGTCCTGTCCAGCGCCTTTGCCGCCCCCGGCATCGCCAAGGAATGGGGCATCCAGCGCGACGCGCTGGGTGTCGTGCTGTCGATGGAACTGGTCGGCATGGGCTTTGGCTCGATCCTGCTGGGCGGCGCGGCGGACCGCTTCGGGCGGCGTCCGACTATCCTCGGCTGCCTGTTGGTCATGGCCACCGGCATGTGGCTGGCGACGACTTCGGCGAGCCCGTCGGGCCTTGCCCTGTGGCGCTTCATCACCGGCCTCGGCATCGGCGGCATGCTGGCGGCGATCAACGCGGTGACGGCCGAATTCTCCAGCCTCAAGGGCCGTTCGCTGGCCATGGCGCTGATGGTCATCGGATACCCGATCGGCGCGACGGTGGGCGGGACCATCGCCGGAATGCTGCTGAAGGGTGGCGACTGGCGGCTGGTCTTCGAATTCGGCGCGATCGCCACGGCGGTGTTCATCCCGCTCGTGTTCCTGTTCGTGCCCGAGACGCCGGATTACTACGTCACCCGTCGCGAGCCGGACGCGCTCGACAAGGTCAACGCCAGCCTGCGCAAGCTGGCCCTGCCGCTCGCCACGATCCTGCCGCCTGCGCCGGCAGTGGTCGACAAGCCGAGCGTGTTCGACATCTTCAAGCCCGGCCTGATCCGGACGACCCTGCTGTTCACGCTAGGCTATTCGTTCCACGCGGTGACGTTCTACTACATCCTCAAGTGGAGCCCCAAGATCGTCGCGGACTTCGGTTACACCCAGCCCGAGGCTGCGAGCGTGCTGGTCTGGGCGAACATCGGCGGGGCGACCGGCGGGGCGCTGTTCGGATTTGCCATGCACAAGTTCGGGTTGAAGTGGCCGACCATCGCGATGCTGGTTGGCGGCGCGATTGCGGTCGTGGCTTTCGGCTTCGGACGAGAGAGCCTCGACGGGTGGAAGATGGCGGTGTTCTTCACCGGCTTCACCACCAACGCCGCGATCGTCGGCTTCTACGCCCTCTTCGCCAAGGGCTTCCCGACCCACGTGCGGGCGACCGGCACCGGCTTTGCCATCGGCGCCGGACGCATCGGCGCAGCGGGTTCGCCGATCCTGGCGGGCGTGCTGTTCACGCAGGCAGGCCTCGGTCTGCTGGGCGTCTCGGTCGTGATGGCGATGGGATCGGTCGTGGCAGCGCTGCTGCTGCTGATGCTGCGCAAGGAAGTCTAG
- a CDS encoding dipeptidase, whose product MKRLTLAALAALAALPVAAATPRSPEAVAAAALKSAPVFDGHNDVPEQLRDRRKDVLEGFDFRDTRATGDAATGTPPMMTDIARMRAGRVGAQFWSVYVSANLPEAQAVQATLEQIDVTRRLIAQYPADMQFCTDSRCVDEAWKRGRIASLIGMEGGHSIGGSLGVLRQMHALGARYMTLTHFRNTAWADSATDAPQHDGLTPFGEKVVREMQRLGILVDLAHVSEATMRDVLALGGPPPIVSHSNARAINHHARNVSDETLKAIGAAGGIVMVNFYPPYVLEAARQWSAARDAEVARTKSLNRGDPSAEKAALDAWDKANPMPRGSVQDVADHVDHIARLTGTDHVGLGGDLDGVEATIAGLDDAASYPALFVELARRGWSQGDLEKLANGNMMRVLRVAEAYASQHRADGPLESPVGF is encoded by the coding sequence ATGAAGCGCCTAACCCTTGCCGCACTCGCCGCGCTGGCTGCCCTGCCGGTCGCTGCCGCCACGCCCCGCAGCCCAGAGGCGGTTGCCGCCGCCGCCCTGAAAAGCGCACCGGTGTTCGACGGGCACAACGACGTGCCGGAGCAGTTGCGCGACCGGCGCAAGGACGTGCTTGAAGGCTTCGATTTCCGCGACACCCGCGCGACGGGCGATGCGGCAACGGGGACGCCGCCGATGATGACCGACATAGCCCGGATGCGTGCGGGACGGGTCGGGGCGCAGTTCTGGTCGGTCTACGTCTCGGCCAACTTGCCCGAGGCGCAGGCAGTGCAGGCGACGCTCGAGCAGATCGACGTTACCCGGCGGCTGATCGCGCAGTATCCGGCGGACATGCAGTTCTGCACTGACAGCCGGTGCGTGGACGAGGCGTGGAAGCGCGGCCGGATCGCGTCGTTGATCGGCATGGAAGGGGGGCATTCGATTGGCGGATCGCTGGGCGTGCTGCGGCAGATGCACGCGCTTGGCGCGCGCTACATGACGCTGACGCATTTCCGGAACACGGCCTGGGCCGACAGCGCCACCGACGCGCCCCAACATGACGGGCTGACCCCGTTCGGCGAGAAGGTGGTGCGAGAGATGCAGCGGCTGGGCATCCTGGTGGACCTTGCCCACGTGAGCGAGGCGACAATGCGCGACGTACTGGCGCTGGGTGGTCCCCCGCCCATCGTCAGTCATTCCAACGCGCGGGCCATCAACCACCACGCCCGCAACGTCTCGGACGAGACGCTGAAGGCCATCGGCGCGGCGGGCGGGATCGTGATGGTGAATTTCTACCCGCCGTATGTGCTCGAAGCGGCCCGCCAGTGGAGCGCCGCGCGCGATGCGGAGGTCGCGCGGACCAAGTCGCTCAACCGGGGCGATCCCTCGGCTGAGAAGGCCGCGCTGGATGCCTGGGACAAGGCCAACCCCATGCCGCGCGGCAGCGTGCAGGATGTGGCCGATCATGTCGATCATATTGCCCGACTGACCGGCACGGACCACGTGGGGCTGGGCGGCGACCTCGACGGGGTGGAAGCCACCATTGCCGGTCTCGACGATGCCGCGAGCTATCCCGCGCTGTTCGTGGAATTGGCAAGGCGGGGCTGGTCGCAGGGCGATCTCGAGAAGCTGGCCAACGGCAACATGATGAGGGTCCTGCGGGTGGCCGAAGCCTATGCCAGCCAGCACCGGGCCGACGGGCCGCTGGAAAGTCCGGTCGGCTTCTGA
- a CDS encoding VOC family protein, whose protein sequence is MFTHTFLGTNDIEKSRKFYSAVMETLGHTTAVPLPHGTAFPSANGSLVVATPANGEAHTVSNGYTLGFKAADSSVVDAWHAAGLANGGTCEGAPGVRENSPGKQYGAYLRDPDGNKICAFAPNPNA, encoded by the coding sequence ATGTTCACTCATACCTTCCTGGGCACAAACGACATTGAAAAGTCCCGCAAGTTCTATTCGGCGGTGATGGAAACGCTGGGGCACACGACCGCCGTCCCGCTGCCTCATGGAACGGCGTTCCCTTCCGCCAACGGTTCGCTGGTCGTGGCCACGCCTGCCAATGGCGAGGCGCATACCGTGTCGAACGGCTATACCCTGGGCTTCAAGGCGGCGGATTCGTCGGTCGTTGACGCATGGCATGCGGCAGGCCTTGCCAATGGCGGCACTTGCGAAGGCGCGCCGGGCGTGCGCGAAAACTCGCCCGGCAAGCAGTACGGCGCGTACCTGCGCGATCCGGACGGCAACAAGATCTGCGCGTTCGCGCCCAACCCCAACGCCTGA
- a CDS encoding helix-turn-helix domain-containing protein produces MARRRLFAGEQLKALRSARKLRQGEMAALLGISASYLSQIENDERPLTPALTDRLQSSFPVEWQDFASDRVEPVLAALRDATADPLIGQALPGEQVERVAEQYPAFAQAFARLWDQHRRSVQRLEIIDEALGSDNISGGRLPWEEVRDWFHHANNYVDAIDRAAERLAIRLSGTGMSPTMGQMAVWLESRGIAVEQVSGGAMRRFDPEARRLTLDPNQPVESGRFQMAYQLAAEALSEEIAAIVNEATLQSAAARQLLTVGLGNYAAGALIMPYEWFRTRARELRHDIDQLRQLFGASFEQVCHRLSTLQRPQARGIPMFFCRVDMAGNITKRHSATRLQFARFGGACPLWVVHEAVAIPDRIHVQAAEMPDGVRYVSIAKGLVKPSGSYYRPPRRYAVALGCEAALADEFIYADGINLARPEAVTRIGISCRICPRDRCDQRAFPPSDRAILVDPHARDLVPYGITDI; encoded by the coding sequence ATGGCCAGACGCCGCCTCTTTGCGGGAGAACAGCTCAAGGCCTTGCGCAGCGCGCGCAAGCTGCGCCAGGGCGAAATGGCCGCGCTGCTGGGCATCAGCGCCTCCTACCTCTCGCAGATCGAGAACGACGAACGCCCGCTGACGCCGGCGCTGACGGACCGCCTGCAATCGAGCTTCCCCGTCGAATGGCAGGACTTCGCCTCGGACCGGGTCGAGCCGGTCCTGGCCGCGCTGCGCGATGCCACCGCCGACCCGCTCATCGGCCAGGCCCTGCCGGGCGAGCAGGTGGAGCGCGTGGCAGAACAATACCCCGCTTTCGCCCAGGCCTTCGCCCGCCTGTGGGACCAGCACCGCCGCTCGGTCCAGCGGCTCGAGATCATCGATGAGGCACTGGGCTCCGACAACATCTCCGGCGGTCGACTGCCGTGGGAGGAAGTGCGCGACTGGTTTCACCACGCCAACAACTACGTCGACGCCATCGACCGCGCTGCGGAACGGCTAGCCATCCGCCTTTCCGGCACCGGCATGTCTCCCACGATGGGACAGATGGCGGTCTGGCTCGAAAGCCGGGGCATCGCGGTCGAGCAGGTCAGCGGCGGAGCCATGCGGCGTTTCGACCCCGAGGCTCGCCGCCTCACCCTCGATCCAAACCAGCCGGTCGAGTCCGGCCGGTTCCAGATGGCCTACCAGCTCGCCGCCGAAGCCCTGAGCGAGGAGATCGCGGCCATCGTGAACGAGGCGACGCTCCAATCCGCCGCCGCGCGCCAGCTCCTCACCGTCGGCCTCGGCAACTATGCCGCGGGCGCGCTGATCATGCCCTATGAGTGGTTCCGCACCCGCGCGCGCGAACTGCGCCACGACATCGACCAGTTGCGCCAGCTCTTCGGCGCCAGTTTCGAACAGGTCTGCCACCGCCTGTCCACGCTGCAACGCCCCCAGGCGCGCGGCATTCCGATGTTCTTTTGCCGTGTCGACATGGCCGGGAACATCACCAAGCGCCATTCCGCCACGCGCCTGCAATTCGCCCGCTTCGGCGGCGCCTGCCCGCTATGGGTGGTGCACGAAGCCGTGGCGATCCCCGACCGCATCCACGTCCAGGCCGCGGAGATGCCCGACGGCGTGCGCTACGTCTCGATCGCCAAGGGTCTGGTGAAGCCTTCGGGCAGCTACTATCGCCCGCCGCGCCGCTACGCCGTGGCGCTCGGCTGCGAGGCGGCGCTGGCGGACGAGTTCATCTACGCCGACGGCATCAATCTGGCGCGGCCCGAGGCGGTTACCCGCATCGGCATTTCCTGCCGCATCTGCCCGCGCGACCGCTGCGACCAGCGCGCCTTCCCGCCCAGCGACCGGGCGATCCTCGTCGACCCCCACGCCCGCGACCTCGTCCCTTACGGAATCACCGACATCTAG
- a CDS encoding acyl-CoA carboxylase subunit beta, protein MSANIAEMEKRREAARLGGGQKRIDAQHAKGKLTARERLEVLLDEGSFEEVDMYVEHNCVDFGMPDTVIPGDGVVTGSGTINGRLVYVFSQDFTVFGGSLSERHAQKICKIMDMALKVGAPVIGLNDSGGARIQEGVASLGGYAEVFQRNVLASGVVPQLSLIMGPCAGGAVYSPAMTDFIFMVKDSSYMFVTGPDVVKTVTNEIVTQEELGGAVTHTTKTSVADLALENDIEALLAARDFFDYLPLSNRQEVPERPTSDPYDRLEPSLDSIVPASATQPYDMHEVIRKTVDEGEFFEIQPKHAGNIICGFGRVEGRTVGVVANQPMVLAGVLDINSSKKAARFVRFCDAFNIPIVTFVDVPGFLPGTAQEHNGIIKHGAKLLFAYAEATVPKITVITRKAYGGAYDVMASKHLRGDLNYAWPTAEIAVMGAKGAVEIIFRGLSAEEQAVKTREYEDRFANPFVAASKGFVDEVIHPHSTRRRVALGLRKLRNKSLENPWKKHDNIPL, encoded by the coding sequence ATGTCCGCCAATATTGCCGAGATGGAAAAGCGCCGGGAAGCCGCGCGACTGGGTGGCGGGCAGAAGCGCATCGATGCGCAGCACGCCAAGGGCAAGCTGACCGCGCGCGAACGCCTCGAAGTACTGCTTGACGAAGGCAGCTTCGAGGAAGTGGACATGTACGTCGAGCATAATTGCGTCGACTTCGGCATGCCCGACACGGTGATCCCTGGCGACGGCGTGGTGACGGGTTCGGGCACGATCAACGGCCGCCTGGTCTATGTGTTCAGCCAGGACTTCACCGTGTTCGGCGGCTCGCTTTCCGAGCGTCACGCGCAGAAGATCTGCAAGATCATGGACATGGCGCTCAAGGTCGGGGCTCCGGTGATCGGGCTCAACGATTCGGGCGGCGCGCGCATCCAGGAAGGCGTGGCATCGCTTGGCGGCTATGCCGAAGTGTTCCAGCGCAACGTGCTGGCATCGGGCGTGGTGCCGCAGCTTTCGCTGATCATGGGGCCTTGCGCGGGCGGTGCGGTCTACAGCCCCGCGATGACCGACTTCATCTTCATGGTGAAGGACAGCTCGTACATGTTCGTGACCGGGCCGGACGTGGTCAAGACGGTGACGAACGAGATCGTGACGCAGGAGGAACTGGGTGGCGCGGTGACGCACACGACCAAGACCTCGGTCGCGGACCTTGCGCTCGAGAACGACATCGAGGCGCTTCTCGCCGCGCGCGACTTCTTCGATTACCTGCCGCTGTCGAACCGGCAGGAAGTGCCCGAGCGGCCGACTTCGGACCCATACGACCGTCTGGAGCCGAGCCTCGACAGCATCGTGCCGGCTTCGGCGACGCAGCCCTATGACATGCACGAAGTGATCCGCAAGACGGTGGACGAAGGCGAGTTCTTCGAGATCCAGCCCAAGCATGCGGGCAACATCATCTGCGGTTTCGGCCGCGTCGAAGGGCGTACCGTGGGCGTGGTCGCCAACCAGCCGATGGTGCTGGCGGGCGTGCTCGACATCAATTCGTCGAAGAAGGCGGCGCGGTTCGTTCGCTTCTGTGATGCGTTCAACATTCCGATCGTGACCTTCGTCGACGTTCCGGGCTTCCTTCCCGGCACCGCGCAGGAGCACAACGGCATTATCAAGCACGGCGCGAAGCTGCTGTTCGCCTATGCCGAGGCGACCGTGCCGAAGATCACCGTGATCACCCGCAAGGCCTATGGCGGCGCCTATGACGTGATGGCCTCGAAGCACCTGCGCGGCGACCTCAACTACGCCTGGCCCACCGCCGAGATCGCGGTGATGGGCGCGAAGGGCGCGGTCGAGATCATCTTCCGCGGGCTTTCGGCGGAAGAGCAGGCGGTGAAGACCAGGGAATACGAGGACCGCTTCGCCAACCCGTTCGTGGCGGCGAGCAAGGGCTTCGTCGACGAGGTGATCCATCCGCACTCGACCCGTCGCCGCGTGGCGCTCGGCCTGCGCAAGCTGCGCAACAAGAGCCTCGAGAATCCGTGGAAGAAGCACGACAACATTCCGCTCTGA